DNA from Brachyspira aalborgi:
AGGAGGTGTTAAAGATAATAAAAGAACATTTATCAGATGCTATCTCTTTGGAAAATATTAAGGAAGCTTGGAATTTGGAAGAGATAAAGACTGAAGAATTATCTTTAGAAAAATGCATTTCGCTTGTAAAAAAAGAATTTAATCAAAAATTACATTCTTCAGCTTGTATTTTAAATAAAAAAGATATAGATGGCAAATATAAATTTGAAATACATATATGTTTTTTAGATAAAAATAACGAGCCTATGCTTAAAGGAAACGCTAAACATTGGATAGTTTATACTAATAAATTAGATAGTAGTTTATTAAATCAATTTGCAGGTAAAGATATGATTTTATTAAAATAATTAAATAAAGGAGCTAAAAATTATGTCAAAGTTTATAGATTTATTAAGAAAAATATGGGATTTTATAAAAAAAGTATTTCTAAAAGTCGTTAATTTTGTGAAAAATATAGTTGGCTTTTTCATGGACCCGCAAAGATTAAAAAAGTTACGAGAAGAAAAAAATACAATAGCTGTTACTATTAAAGAGAATTTAGAAAATGAAAATTATCATGTAGTAAACTGTTTCTATAATGTAGAAACGGAAGAAATCGTAGACATGGAAACCGATGCTTTAGGGATGAATGCAGAAAGTTTAGATGAAGAAACTAAACAAAAGTTTGGCAATAAAGATATGTTAATTTTAAAATAAATTTAATTTATGGAGGATAAAAAATGAAAGATTTATTATTTGGGATATTAGGATTTACAGTAGTAATAGGAATAATCGTAGTCATTACTAATAAATTTTCTAAAAAATTATATAATGTAAAAGAAGTAGACATACTAAAAATGGAAGATGTTATTATTTTCTTTAAGCAAAAAGAGCTATTTGATAAACTATCTTCAAATGAAAATTTCATTTCTGTAGCTATAAAAGAAAATAAAAAAGATTATTATCAAATTCTTTGCGCTATATATGATAAAAGTAAAGAAAAAGTTTTAGATATTGATAATTGCGCTTTAATGTTTAAAGCAAAAGATATTGATACCGATTTGAAAAACGCTTTCGGCGATAAGGATATGATAGTTTTAAATTGATTTATAATTTATATAGTCGCAGTAATAAAATAAAAATATAACCGTAAAAATTTAATTATTTTGAACTAATTTATACTTAAATATTATGTTGACTTGATTAAATTTTTTTATTGCTTTATTATCGTAATATAGTATAATTTAATTATTCAATAAATGCATTTTATTTATTATCGATTAAAATATTTATATATAATTAAAAATTAAAGATAAAATAATTTATATTAAAGGGGTAGATTTATGAAAAGGTTAGTTATATTAATAGCGTTTTTAATCGGAAATTTTAGTTTAGAGACGCATGATTTAAATATTAAAGATTATTCTTCTTCGGACGATTGGGCTGTTCTTGTTAGTAATGTTGCAAATCATTATAATCAGGATTTTTGGCTTATTAAAGATATTTTTGATATTTGTTTGAGTTATAATGTAGACCCGCTTTTAATGATTTCTTTAATTAAAATAGAAAGCGATTTTAATCCTACGGCTTTATCGAGAAAAAACGCTTATGGCTATTGTCAAATAACGCCTATAGCAAATAAGG
Protein-coding regions in this window:
- a CDS encoding lytic transglycosylase domain-containing protein — its product is MKRLVILIAFLIGNFSLETHDLNIKDYSSSDDWAVLVSNVANHYNQDFWLIKDIFDICLSYNVDPLLMISLIKIESDFNPTALSRKNAYGYCQITPIANKDVDPKLNRYKKRENIILGVRFINKLLGLFEGNIENSLRYYNAGHDYNKKGEAYAENIKKEYRMLNLLYVRNQVSYGKIYRKEVF